The proteins below come from a single Corynebacterium cystitidis genomic window:
- a CDS encoding UTRA domain-containing protein: protein MDGEPAMVERLNYNLETGQHLMNFDTDSGSIYSRLLAAGVDIDHVTRTIDAIGATDEDALL, encoded by the coding sequence ATGGATGGCGAACCAGCCATGGTCGAACGACTCAACTACAACCTGGAAACAGGCCAGCACCTCATGAATTTCGACACCGATTCTGGTTCCATCTACTCCCGGCTCCTCGCAGCCGGCGTAGACATCGACCATGTGACGCGCACCATCGATGCGATTGGCGCTACCGATGAAGACGCCCTCCTTTAG
- a CDS encoding alcohol dehydrogenase catalytic domain-containing protein — protein MPELGPDELIVEMTAATICGSDRHTVSGSRSAPRPSILGHEGVGTVIESRRDVCEPGQRVVFSVAAVCGRCDNCQRGLTAKCRSVAKAGHERFDGPWPLSGTFATHMHVVKGQKASVVPDTVSDAVAATAGCAVATVMAVMEAAGPVAGRTVLVNGVGMLGLVAVADRLAPTAVGLHADVVLELSGVRRGVIDALGTLNVGGTAVLAGSVIPTAEVPLDPEWIVRGWRTVTGVHNYEPHHLDQAAEFLAEVDLPWDAILASPITLEELPAAFTRNDDHLRVVVKL, from the coding sequence ATTCCAGAACTCGGTCCGGATGAGTTGATCGTCGAGATGACCGCCGCAACGATCTGCGGGTCGGACCGGCACACCGTGTCTGGAAGTCGATCGGCGCCAAGGCCGTCCATTCTGGGGCACGAAGGGGTTGGAACCGTGATCGAGTCGCGGCGCGACGTGTGTGAGCCGGGCCAGCGCGTGGTGTTTTCTGTAGCCGCAGTCTGTGGGCGCTGCGACAACTGCCAGCGTGGGCTAACCGCGAAGTGTCGCTCGGTTGCTAAGGCAGGTCACGAACGTTTCGACGGGCCCTGGCCTTTGTCAGGAACCTTCGCTACTCACATGCATGTGGTGAAAGGTCAAAAAGCTTCTGTCGTGCCGGACACTGTGTCAGATGCGGTGGCGGCAACGGCAGGATGCGCCGTGGCAACAGTCATGGCAGTTATGGAGGCGGCAGGGCCCGTTGCTGGCCGCACCGTGTTAGTCAACGGTGTGGGCATGCTTGGGCTTGTCGCTGTGGCGGACCGTCTTGCACCCACCGCGGTCGGCCTTCACGCCGATGTTGTTTTAGAACTTTCGGGTGTCCGCCGGGGCGTGATCGACGCGTTGGGGACACTGAACGTCGGCGGTACCGCGGTCTTGGCGGGTTCGGTGATTCCGACTGCGGAGGTGCCACTAGACCCCGAATGGATCGTCCGTGGTTGGCGCACTGTGACAGGTGTCCATAATTATGAGCCGCATCACCTCGACCAAGCCGCGGAGTTCCTCGCTGAGGTGGATCTGCCCTGGGATGCCATCTTGGCTAGCCCGATCACTTTGGAGGAGTTGCCCGCTGCTTTTACGCGTAACGACGATCACCTACGCGTCGTCGTTAAGCTCTAA
- a CDS encoding UTP--glucose-1-phosphate uridylyltransferase — MDQVPVGKVVVPSAGLGTRMLPFTRSVAKELLPVVNKPSIQLIAEEAAAVGASDLIIVRSPQKQSVHQHFSASNDLVNHLRNKGKDALAQTVENIPNIIHVTNVVQQEPLGLGHAVAQAEELIGDDESFAVALPDDLVIPTDVLAKMATIRARLGGSVLCAIEIEPQDSSKYGIFEVEDPQHIDGCEVRRVLGMVEKPDPADAPSNLAAAGRYVLSREVFPALHKVQPGKGGEIQLTDAIADLSKQGHPVHILVHKGMRLDLGTPHGFIIANVEMALAEDSGLRDLVLSDLHHIIRRETS; from the coding sequence ATGGATCAAGTACCCGTCGGTAAGGTCGTGGTTCCTTCTGCAGGCTTAGGAACACGCATGTTACCCTTCACCCGCAGTGTCGCCAAAGAACTACTACCGGTAGTCAACAAACCAAGTATCCAACTCATCGCAGAAGAGGCAGCTGCAGTAGGGGCATCCGACCTAATCATCGTCCGCTCCCCACAGAAGCAGTCAGTGCATCAACACTTCTCCGCGAGCAACGATCTTGTCAATCATCTCCGCAACAAAGGAAAAGATGCTTTAGCACAGACAGTAGAAAATATTCCGAACATTATCCACGTGACCAATGTCGTCCAGCAAGAGCCATTAGGCCTCGGGCACGCAGTGGCACAAGCCGAAGAATTAATCGGAGACGACGAATCTTTCGCTGTCGCCCTTCCCGATGACCTCGTGATTCCAACTGATGTTTTGGCGAAAATGGCCACGATTCGAGCCCGGCTCGGCGGTTCAGTGCTGTGCGCCATTGAGATCGAGCCCCAAGATTCCAGCAAATACGGCATTTTTGAGGTGGAAGATCCCCAGCATATTGATGGCTGCGAAGTACGGCGCGTGCTCGGGATGGTAGAAAAACCAGATCCAGCTGACGCCCCCTCCAATCTGGCCGCTGCTGGGCGCTACGTGCTAAGCCGCGAGGTTTTTCCCGCACTCCACAAGGTCCAACCAGGAAAAGGTGGAGAAATTCAACTCACCGATGCCATCGCGGATCTGAGCAAACAAGGCCATCCCGTCCACATCCTTGTCCACAAAGGAATGCGCTTGGATTTGGGCACTCCTCACGGATTTATCATTGCCAACGTAGAAATGGCGTTAGCCGAGGACTCCGGTCTACGCGACCTTGTTTTGTCTGACCTCCACCACATTATCCGGAGAGAAACCAGTTAG
- a CDS encoding ABC transporter substrate-binding protein, with amino-acid sequence MAMNRVARSSARTVPRVAAALTAAGMLASCSAGSTATQVGRVAGAGVVVGTSGAPASLDFTTTGGAAIPQALMSNVYETLVRIDEHGQPVPHLAERVERDDDGLRYTFHLRHGVQFSNGDEFTAETAAFSINYVKNEWTNGLKAHMDPVASVNVVDKHTLVVTLSAPSNRWLWSMGTLTGAMMTPAGIDTLATDPIGTGPYTVDRFNVGESIVFSARDDYWSTPAHHDAAIRYFADSVASVNALRAGDVDVVWALQAPELLDSLPDEYGVQVGSTNGEVIFSMNNNLAPFDDPTVRQAAAYAIDRDALNHVVYEGMGTNTGGAPVPPSDPWFTGHDYYPFDPARADELLAGRTPEVTISVPSLPYAQKAAELIYSQLTEVGFRVSLETVEFPAVWLGQVMNQQNYQASIIAHVEPRDIPTLFGNPDYYLGYDSANVRKYLKLADQGDTTTQITHMEAAVDQIMADAGALTLANSPNIVLTAPGVTGIKADVITDALPLAGVNRP; translated from the coding sequence ATGGCAATGAACAGGGTCGCCCGCAGCTCCGCCCGCACCGTTCCTCGCGTTGCCGCAGCGTTGACCGCCGCCGGTATGCTAGCGTCATGCTCTGCTGGTTCCACGGCCACACAGGTGGGACGTGTCGCGGGTGCGGGAGTGGTCGTCGGCACATCCGGCGCCCCCGCCAGCCTGGATTTCACCACCACAGGTGGAGCCGCAATTCCACAAGCACTGATGTCTAACGTCTATGAAACGCTGGTGCGTATCGACGAGCACGGCCAACCCGTCCCCCACCTCGCCGAACGCGTCGAGCGTGACGACGATGGCCTGCGCTACACCTTCCATCTGCGCCACGGGGTGCAGTTTTCCAATGGTGACGAGTTCACTGCTGAAACAGCCGCGTTTTCCATTAACTATGTGAAAAACGAGTGGACCAATGGTTTGAAGGCGCACATGGACCCGGTTGCGTCGGTAAATGTCGTCGATAAGCACACTCTAGTGGTCACGCTGAGTGCCCCATCAAACCGGTGGTTATGGTCGATGGGAACACTGACGGGGGCGATGATGACGCCTGCGGGCATCGACACCTTAGCCACGGATCCGATCGGCACCGGGCCCTACACGGTGGACCGTTTCAACGTGGGCGAGTCCATCGTTTTTTCCGCCCGCGACGACTACTGGTCTACACCTGCGCATCACGACGCCGCCATCCGCTACTTCGCCGACTCGGTGGCCAGCGTCAACGCTTTACGCGCCGGCGACGTAGACGTGGTGTGGGCACTCCAAGCCCCGGAGCTACTGGATTCCTTGCCAGACGAATACGGCGTGCAAGTCGGCTCCACCAACGGCGAGGTGATCTTCTCCATGAACAATAACCTCGCCCCGTTCGACGACCCCACCGTGCGACAGGCCGCCGCCTACGCCATCGACCGCGACGCCCTCAACCACGTGGTCTACGAAGGCATGGGCACCAACACCGGCGGCGCGCCCGTGCCACCATCCGACCCGTGGTTCACCGGCCACGACTACTACCCGTTTGATCCCGCGCGTGCCGACGAGCTCTTGGCCGGCCGCACACCAGAAGTAACCATCTCAGTACCCAGCCTGCCGTACGCGCAGAAAGCCGCCGAGCTGATCTACTCGCAGCTGACCGAGGTTGGTTTCCGCGTAAGCCTCGAAACCGTTGAATTTCCGGCGGTGTGGCTCGGCCAGGTGATGAATCAGCAGAACTACCAAGCTTCCATCATCGCGCATGTGGAACCACGCGACATCCCCACATTATTCGGCAACCCGGACTACTACCTGGGCTACGATTCAGCCAACGTGCGCAAATACCTTAAGCTCGCCGACCAAGGAGACACTACAACCCAGATCACTCACATGGAGGCAGCCGTGGACCAGATCATGGCCGACGCAGGCGCGTTAACGCTGGCCAACAGCCCCAATATTGTGCTCACCGCGCCAGGGGTCACAGGCATTAAAGCAGATGTGATCACCGACGCGCTACCGCTGGCGGGGGTGAATCGCCCATGA
- a CDS encoding polysaccharide deacetylase family protein, whose translation MSHHKPHSRTVSRRSFLTTSALTTAAIAGLSTSPALASSRLSSNLGLSSSPWPTPDRPQPTPTPTPGPIPSGPGLLPETIFLSTSGIAGEESVFELTGPFDFAGQDFSFVIDAGNFNRIESLILQAYTDLGSYFRVDIVRDFRTFRAGGDNIVTTTKFNIRSTAGSPDWASIERIELKVSGRGGENTVIFRHMSTIPEATAGVATVVFDDGWLSDYTVALPIMQNYGIRTGVSYVIPERVGEANRMSISQIQELQNVHGWDIGSHGSVPLTSFSPGHLATELANTKKYMVDNGISRGMNHFSYPLGRYNREVLEVVRTHFDTARTIEHDNETVQPGDPYRLRVFYVISSTTVQQVHNALARAVANKTWLIMVYHNLMDSSDGVPETVTTADFTEHMRLLSESGLPVHTIREVWERR comes from the coding sequence ATGTCGCACCACAAGCCCCACTCCCGCACCGTCTCCCGTCGTTCTTTCCTCACAACTAGTGCTCTCACAACAGCCGCGATCGCGGGCCTGTCCACATCACCAGCTCTGGCTTCTAGCCGTCTGAGCAGCAACCTTGGCCTTTCATCATCGCCGTGGCCAACGCCTGATCGCCCCCAACCGACACCGACACCCACGCCGGGTCCCATCCCGTCAGGCCCCGGACTATTACCCGAAACTATCTTCCTCTCCACCAGCGGTATCGCAGGCGAAGAAAGCGTGTTCGAGCTGACCGGCCCATTTGATTTTGCCGGCCAAGATTTCTCTTTTGTGATTGACGCAGGCAACTTTAATCGGATCGAGTCATTAATACTGCAGGCCTACACAGATTTAGGCAGCTATTTTCGCGTCGACATTGTGCGTGACTTCCGAACATTCCGGGCCGGAGGCGACAATATAGTCACCACCACAAAATTCAATATACGTTCGACAGCGGGAAGCCCTGACTGGGCCTCAATCGAGCGCATCGAGCTGAAGGTTTCCGGGCGTGGTGGTGAAAACACTGTCATCTTCCGGCACATGAGCACTATCCCTGAAGCAACCGCAGGTGTGGCAACCGTAGTATTCGACGATGGTTGGCTGAGCGACTACACCGTAGCGCTACCCATCATGCAGAACTATGGGATACGTACCGGCGTTTCGTATGTGATCCCAGAAAGGGTTGGGGAAGCCAACCGAATGAGTATTAGCCAAATTCAAGAGCTGCAGAATGTGCACGGGTGGGATATCGGCAGCCACGGCTCTGTTCCTTTGACCAGTTTTTCCCCAGGCCACCTCGCCACAGAACTGGCAAACACGAAAAAATACATGGTAGATAACGGGATTAGTCGAGGCATGAATCACTTCTCCTATCCGCTTGGCCGCTACAACCGAGAAGTTCTTGAAGTAGTGCGTACCCACTTTGACACAGCCCGCACCATTGAGCATGACAATGAAACAGTGCAACCCGGCGACCCATATCGCCTGCGAGTGTTTTATGTGATCAGCTCTACTACAGTGCAACAAGTGCACAACGCCCTTGCTCGCGCGGTAGCTAACAAAACCTGGCTGATCATGGTGTACCACAATCTGATGGACAGCTCGGATGGTGTGCCCGAGACAGTCACAACCGCTGACTTTACTGAGCACATGCGCCTGCTGTCAGAATCTGGCCTGCCAGTGCACACCATTCGTGAGGTTTGGGAAAGAAGATAA
- a CDS encoding GntR family transcriptional regulator → MSRLRPPQQHEEIAEFIRQEIFTGRYQPGDPLPSEAELCQQFASSRGPVRQAMSTLRSEGLISSGRGRRSIVLENTPTESFDAVFSVTAWLKALGKKPGQKTLGMTRQPASGEIAEALEMRKGDAIVSVHRVRSADGEPVMVERMHFPADIGRHLLDFNTDTGSIHRHLLRLGVDFNNMSRTLVAIPASKEDAEALEVEQGYPLFRMLMRCYTHSGQPIELADYRYRSDKIQLGMNNVRGSSSPLWVNIPTDYDRNLEKAAVRA, encoded by the coding sequence ATGTCGAGACTCAGGCCACCCCAGCAACATGAGGAAATCGCGGAGTTCATCAGGCAGGAAATCTTCACGGGCCGCTACCAACCCGGTGATCCACTACCATCAGAAGCCGAATTATGCCAACAATTCGCTTCCTCACGTGGCCCCGTACGCCAGGCGATGTCCACGCTACGGTCAGAAGGTTTGATTTCCTCAGGGCGCGGGCGCCGCTCCATCGTTTTAGAGAACACCCCCACTGAGTCTTTCGACGCTGTCTTCTCCGTCACTGCCTGGCTCAAAGCGCTGGGCAAGAAACCTGGTCAGAAAACCCTAGGCATGACACGCCAGCCGGCGTCCGGCGAGATAGCTGAGGCGCTCGAAATGAGAAAGGGTGACGCAATTGTCTCAGTGCACCGCGTGCGCAGTGCCGACGGCGAACCTGTCATGGTCGAACGCATGCACTTCCCCGCCGACATCGGCCGCCACCTATTAGATTTCAACACTGACACCGGCTCCATCCACCGCCATCTGCTGCGCTTGGGTGTGGACTTCAATAACATGTCACGCACTCTGGTTGCTATTCCAGCTTCGAAAGAAGACGCAGAGGCCCTCGAGGTAGAACAGGGCTACCCACTGTTTCGCATGCTGATGCGCTGCTATACACATTCGGGCCAGCCGATCGAGCTCGCGGATTACCGTTACCGCAGCGACAAAATTCAATTAGGCATGAACAATGTGCGTGGTTCTTCCTCGCCGCTGTGGGTGAACATCCCCACCGACTACGACCGGAACTTAGAAAAGGCCGCGGTACGTGCCTGA
- a CDS encoding nucleotide sugar dehydrogenase — protein MKIVVFGLGYVGLANAVLLASRHEVVAVDLIEEKVDQVNNHISPIADTEVTQAFEKETLNLRATTDAADALEGADVTFIATPTDYKVDSDSFDTSSVRAVIQQISELAPDTIIVIKSTVPIGFTEQISREFPTLNLVFSPEFLREGKALFDNQHPSRIIAASRNREHAATVAQLLADNAVDDDVPVLLTDTTEAESIKLFSNTYLAMRVAYFNELDTFARIKGLNPEQIIEGVCLDPRIGDHYNNPSFGYGGYCLPKDTQQLLANYDGTPQTLITAIVEANRVRKKFVAHAALRSQPSAVGVYRLTMKSGSDNFRSAAIHDVMKMVKDAGVSVGVYEPSLDDGSVDGYPVYADFDTFARDHDVILANRWDAELEPYANKVLTADLYSRD, from the coding sequence ATGAAAATTGTAGTTTTTGGACTCGGGTATGTAGGTCTCGCCAACGCTGTCTTGCTCGCATCGCGCCACGAGGTGGTGGCGGTTGACCTCATCGAAGAGAAAGTGGATCAGGTAAACAATCATATTTCTCCAATCGCTGACACGGAGGTGACTCAGGCTTTTGAAAAGGAAACACTCAATCTGCGTGCTACAACCGATGCGGCAGACGCTCTGGAAGGTGCTGATGTCACTTTCATCGCAACACCTACTGATTACAAAGTAGATTCAGACAGCTTTGACACATCGTCCGTAAGGGCCGTGATCCAGCAGATTTCGGAACTGGCCCCAGATACCATCATCGTGATCAAGTCCACCGTTCCTATTGGTTTCACCGAGCAGATCAGCCGGGAATTCCCTACGTTGAATCTGGTGTTTAGTCCGGAGTTTCTGCGTGAGGGTAAGGCGCTGTTTGATAATCAACATCCCTCCCGGATCATCGCTGCTTCACGCAACCGTGAGCATGCTGCCACCGTTGCTCAACTTCTGGCTGACAACGCGGTTGACGATGATGTTCCAGTCCTACTGACTGATACAACTGAGGCAGAAAGTATCAAACTGTTCTCAAACACCTATTTGGCAATGCGGGTAGCTTATTTCAATGAGTTGGATACCTTTGCCCGTATCAAAGGGCTTAACCCGGAGCAGATTATTGAAGGCGTGTGCCTTGATCCCCGGATTGGAGACCACTACAACAACCCGAGTTTTGGCTACGGCGGCTACTGTCTGCCGAAGGATACCCAGCAGTTACTCGCAAACTATGATGGGACGCCACAGACGTTGATCACAGCGATCGTTGAGGCAAACCGTGTTCGGAAGAAGTTTGTGGCGCATGCTGCGTTGCGTTCCCAACCGTCTGCAGTGGGCGTCTACCGCTTGACCATGAAGTCCGGTTCGGATAACTTTCGCAGCGCAGCGATCCATGACGTGATGAAGATGGTCAAGGACGCTGGCGTTTCCGTTGGTGTGTATGAACCATCGCTTGACGACGGGTCTGTGGATGGGTATCCGGTGTACGCGGATTTTGATACTTTTGCCCGCGACCACGACGTGATCCTTGCGAATCGGTGGGATGCAGAGCTGGAGCCTTATGCGAATAAGGTGCTGACTGCAGATCTGTACTCTCGCGATTGA
- a CDS encoding GntR family transcriptional regulator: MSHVTNQDIAAYLRSAIRDGVYAPGDAIPSESALCRQFGTARGTVRQAVATLRSEGLVTSGSWMANQPWSNDSTTTWKQASTS; this comes from the coding sequence ATGAGCCACGTGACCAACCAAGACATTGCTGCCTACCTTCGTTCGGCGATCCGCGACGGCGTTTATGCCCCCGGCGACGCAATCCCCTCCGAGTCCGCGTTATGCCGCCAATTCGGTACGGCGCGAGGCACAGTCCGACAAGCTGTAGCTACGCTGCGATCCGAAGGACTTGTCACCTCCGGCTCATGGATGGCGAACCAGCCATGGTCGAACGACTCAACTACAACCTGGAAACAGGCCAGCACCTCATGA
- a CDS encoding ABC transporter permease, with translation MKVMRLVVRFAIMLFLASVIIFVLLRAIPGDPARIALGITATDESVAELSSRLGTDRPLITQYLDWVGGLLTGNFGISLASQQNITTLVLDRAQVSLILCVAAMVLSLLGAIPTGIYLARRDGHPDATVVSAGTQLGIAVPSFLVGILLVAVFAVRLNWLPANGWTPPNQNFGAFVSHLILPVIALSLVQAAILTRYVRSAIIEELHKDYIRTARASGASISDVLYRHALRNAALPVLTVTGLQLTSLIVGAVVIERVFVIPGLGSMLIDSVANRDLTTVQTVMMLLVVFTLTVNFVVDLLYRVIDPRVRRVA, from the coding sequence ATGAAAGTTATGCGCCTTGTTGTGCGGTTTGCCATCATGCTGTTTCTGGCCAGCGTGATCATCTTCGTGCTCCTGCGCGCAATCCCGGGCGACCCAGCCCGCATCGCACTCGGAATCACCGCCACCGACGAGTCAGTCGCGGAGCTTTCCTCCCGCCTCGGCACCGACCGCCCCCTGATCACCCAATACCTCGACTGGGTCGGCGGGCTTCTCACCGGCAACTTCGGCATCTCGCTGGCCAGCCAACAAAACATCACCACCCTAGTGCTCGACCGCGCCCAAGTCTCCCTGATTCTGTGCGTGGCAGCCATGGTGCTCTCCCTACTTGGTGCCATCCCCACCGGCATCTACTTAGCCCGGCGCGACGGCCACCCTGATGCCACCGTGGTCTCCGCAGGCACCCAGCTGGGTATTGCGGTGCCGAGTTTCCTGGTGGGCATACTTTTAGTCGCGGTTTTCGCGGTGCGCCTGAACTGGCTGCCCGCTAACGGCTGGACCCCACCCAACCAAAATTTCGGCGCGTTTGTGTCCCACCTGATCCTCCCCGTGATCGCGTTATCGCTGGTTCAGGCCGCAATCCTGACCCGCTATGTGCGCAGCGCCATCATCGAAGAGTTGCACAAGGACTATATCCGCACAGCTCGGGCCAGTGGTGCGTCGATAAGCGACGTGCTCTACCGCCACGCCCTGCGTAACGCGGCACTACCCGTGCTGACTGTGACGGGGCTGCAGCTGACCAGCCTGATCGTGGGCGCGGTGGTGATCGAGCGTGTCTTTGTGATCCCGGGGCTGGGCTCCATGCTGATTGACTCGGTCGCCAACCGTGACCTGACCACCGTGCAGACTGTGATGATGTTGCTGGTCGTGTTCACCCTGACGGTCAACTTCGTGGTGGACCTGCTGTACCGCGTTATCGACCCCCGCGTCAGGAGAGTCGCATGA